From one Lolium rigidum isolate FL_2022 chromosome 4, APGP_CSIRO_Lrig_0.1, whole genome shotgun sequence genomic stretch:
- the LOC124650581 gene encoding probable leucine-rich repeat receptor-like protein kinase At5g49770: MSLPIAVVAGIAAGGAALLLAVAVAIALWCRARLRARRNRTSETGSSDPSTLVEWGKGGRSSSAPEHQGARHFSLEELALATNDFSEANLVGAGSFGLVYKGLLLDGSVVAIKRRIGAPRQEFADEVRRLSEIFHRNIVTLIGSCQEAGLQMLVFEFSPNGNVSSHLYDSGKGFATRLEFKQRLAIAIGAAKGLNHLHSLMPPLIHKNFKTSNVLVDENFIAKVADAGLVRLIRGYEDVGSSHGFSSSVYQDPEAHSVAQLSESSDVYSFGVFLLELITGREAASLAPQESRESLAQWLEAKFSSNELIDPRLGGGFTSEGMKEFVGLAFQCLNPSSRRRPKMRLVAAELDQILETEMSMTTIMGDGTSIITLGSQLFTS; encoded by the exons ATGTCACTGCCGATCGCCGTCGTAGCCGGCATTGCCGCCGGTGGAGCCGCCTTGCTCCTCGCGGTGGCCGTGGCGATCGCGCTCTGGTGTCGGGCGCGCCTCAGGGCCAGGCGTAACCGGACCTCTGAAACCGGCTCCTCCGACCCTTCCACCTTAG TGGAGTGGGGCAAGGGGGGCAGAAGCTCCTCGGCGCCGGAGCACCAGGGCGCGAGGCACTTCTCCTTGGAGGAGCTGGCGCTGGCGACCAACGACTTCAGCGAGGCCAACCTGGTCGGCGCCGGGAGCTTCGGCTTGGTCTACAAGGGGTTGCTTCTTGATGGCTCCGTTGTCGCCATCAAGAGGCGCATAGGAGCACCCAGGCAGGAGTTTGCTGACGAG GTTAGGAGGCTTTCAGAGATTTTTCATCGGAATATCGTAACCCTCATCGGTTCTTGCCAGGAAGCGGGTCTACAAATGCTAGTGTTTGAATTCTCGCCCAATGGCAATGTCTCTAGCCATCTATATG ATTCAGGGAAAGGCTTTGCGACACGGCTTGAGTTCAAACAAAGGCTCGCAATAGCCATTGGTGCAGCAAAAG GTCTGAATCATCTGCATTCTCTTATGCCTCCTTTGATCCACAAGAATTTCAAGACGAGCAATGTACTGGTTGATGAAAATTTCATTGCAAAGGTGGCTGATGCTGGACTTGTTAGGTTGATTAGAGGATATGAAGATGTCGGTTCATCACATGGGTTTAGCAGCAGTGTCTACCAAGACCCTGA GGCACACTCGGTGGCACAGTTATCTGAAAGCAGCGACGTCTACAGCTTTGGAGTGTTCCTTTTGGAGCTAATTACTGGCAGAGAAGCTGCTAGCTTGGCGCCTCAAGAATCCAGAGAATCTCTGGCCCAATGG CTGGAAGCAAAGTTCAGTTCAAATGAACTGATTGACCCAAGGTTAGGTGGCGGTTTCACATCGGAAGGTATGAAAGAATTTGTTGGCCTTGCTTTCCAGTGCCTGAACCCATCCTCCAGAAGGCGACCGAAGATGAGGCTGGTTGCGGCTGAGCTAGACCAGATTCTGGAGACGGAGATGTCCATGACAACAATAATGGGCGATGGAACCTCCATCATCACCCTTGGGAGCCAACTCTTCACGTCTTGA